In the Pseudomonadota bacterium genome, one interval contains:
- the larA gene encoding nickel-dependent lactate racemase yields the protein MRILMRYGKNGLPIDLPDNSKIDIIRKKEMPVFSNSAEAVRSALFHPVGCKPLREHAQESKSICILMCDITRPVPNSIVLPVLIEELINAGAHPGSITVLVATGLHRPNEGEELRELIGNDWVLQTVKVANHFARNDEDHVFLGTTPRGMPVRLDRRFVHAGLRIAIGLVEPHFMAGYSGGRKLIVPGVAHQDTIRVLHSTKMLDHDKVANCVIEGNPLHEEQMAAVGMVGGSLAINTVIDEDRNISFVNFGGIEESHLAAVSFARPYFEIPVPRKYKTIITSAAGYPLDRNYYQTIKGMVGVADILEPGGDLFVVSECSEGLGAPEYADSQARLITMGADRFIEETAQKQYAGIDEWESVMQIKAMKLGTIHLYSGCLSKEEQSLTGVAIVKSLKETIERMIKAKKDTRVAVIPEGPYVIPVYRPEK from the coding sequence ATGCGCATACTTATGAGGTACGGCAAAAATGGATTGCCTATAGACCTTCCTGATAATAGTAAAATTGACATAATACGCAAGAAAGAAATGCCGGTTTTCAGTAACTCCGCAGAGGCAGTGCGGTCTGCCCTTTTCCATCCTGTGGGTTGCAAACCTTTGAGAGAGCATGCACAAGAGAGTAAAAGCATTTGCATCCTCATGTGCGATATCACCAGACCTGTTCCCAATTCAATCGTATTGCCCGTACTCATTGAAGAATTGATCAATGCAGGTGCGCATCCCGGCTCGATAACAGTACTTGTTGCAACGGGCCTCCACCGGCCCAATGAAGGAGAGGAACTCCGTGAACTAATCGGAAACGATTGGGTGCTGCAAACCGTGAAAGTGGCCAATCACTTTGCCAGAAACGACGAAGACCATGTTTTTCTGGGGACCACTCCGCGAGGGATGCCGGTGAGACTTGACCGTCGATTTGTACATGCCGGATTGCGGATTGCAATCGGCCTCGTTGAACCTCATTTTATGGCCGGATATTCAGGCGGGAGGAAGCTTATTGTACCTGGAGTTGCCCATCAGGATACCATCAGGGTGCTGCACTCCACAAAGATGTTGGACCATGACAAGGTTGCTAACTGTGTAATAGAAGGCAATCCCCTCCATGAGGAACAGATGGCAGCAGTAGGGATGGTTGGCGGAAGCCTCGCGATAAATACGGTTATCGATGAAGACCGTAACATTTCCTTTGTTAATTTTGGTGGAATTGAAGAGAGTCATCTTGCTGCCGTTTCCTTTGCGCGGCCGTATTTTGAAATCCCTGTTCCACGAAAATACAAAACAATCATTACCAGCGCCGCAGGTTATCCGCTGGACAGGAACTATTACCAGACCATAAAGGGGATGGTGGGAGTTGCCGACATACTGGAGCCGGGAGGAGATCTTTTTGTTGTCTCAGAATGTTCAGAGGGGCTGGGCGCCCCGGAATATGCCGATTCACAGGCCAGACTGATCACTATGGGGGCTGACAGATTCATCGAAGAAACTGCTCAAAAGCAGTATGCCGGTATCGATGAGTGGGAATCGGTCATGCAGATAAAGGCAATGAAACTGGGGACGATACACCTGTACAGCGGATGCCTTTCAAAGGAAGAGCAATCTTTGACAGGCGTTGCCATTGTAAAATCACTAAAGGAGACCATCGAGAGAATGATCAAAGCAAAAAAAGATACCCGTGTGGCCGTTATTCCCGAAGGCCCTTATGTGATACCCGTATACAGACCTGAGAAATAA
- a CDS encoding ABC transporter ATP-binding protein, whose product MLSVNNISVGYKGLLALQDVSFHVDKGEVVSLIGSNGAGKSTILKTISGLIHPQKGEILLDGTPISQTPPYEIVKKKISMIPEGRRLFGRLSVLDNLLLGAYALDSKDEVKDALEDVFNIFPILRERKNQRADTFSGGEQQQLAIARGLMSHPSLLMLDEPTLGLMPKLVSEIFTIVREISEKGVTVLLVEQNVFDALQISHRAYVFQTGRLVLEGKGEELIKSDLVRQAYLGM is encoded by the coding sequence ATGTTATCAGTCAATAATATTTCAGTCGGATACAAGGGTCTTCTGGCATTACAGGATGTTTCCTTTCATGTTGACAAGGGAGAGGTGGTCAGCCTTATAGGTTCCAATGGGGCCGGAAAGTCGACCATCCTAAAGACAATATCCGGTCTTATACATCCGCAAAAGGGTGAGATCCTCCTGGATGGTACCCCTATCAGTCAAACCCCCCCATATGAAATCGTAAAGAAAAAGATCTCCATGATTCCTGAAGGGAGAAGGCTTTTTGGCAGGTTATCTGTTTTGGACAATCTTTTGTTAGGTGCCTATGCCCTTGATTCTAAGGATGAAGTGAAAGATGCCCTGGAAGACGTATTTAATATCTTTCCCATTTTACGAGAAAGGAAAAACCAGCGCGCAGATACATTCAGTGGCGGGGAGCAGCAGCAATTGGCCATTGCCAGAGGTTTGATGTCTCACCCATCCCTCCTGATGCTTGATGAACCTACCCTTGGGCTCATGCCTAAGCTTGTCTCGGAAATCTTTACTATTGTGCGGGAGATAAGTGAGAAAGGCGTTACGGTGTTGCTTGTGGAGCAGAATGTTTTTGATGCGCTTCAGATTTCTCACCGGGCTTATGTTTTTCAAACAGGCCGCCTTGTGCTCGAAGGCAAGGGAGAAGAATTGATAAAGTCTGATCTCGTGCGGCAGGCCTATCTCGGTATGTAA
- a CDS encoding ABC transporter ATP-binding protein: MKKASCLEVKGVTKHFGGLYANDNIDFTVEEGEIVSVIGPNGAGKSTIFNCITGFYPANSGKIFFYGKDITHCKADKICKIGIARTFQVVQVISDMTVLENVMTGALLHFTRINHAIEKAEEVLAFTGLTEKKNFLGTELTVADKKRLEVSMALATQPKLLMLDESMAGLTIVELRGIIDLLKNIRKNGVTLVVVEHVMEAVMELSDRVIVLNSGKKIMEGSPKEVVSHKDVIQAYLGEKWDVISQ, translated from the coding sequence ATGAAGAAGGCTTCCTGTTTAGAGGTAAAAGGTGTTACAAAACATTTTGGCGGTCTTTATGCAAATGACAACATTGACTTTACCGTAGAAGAAGGGGAGATTGTCAGCGTTATAGGGCCGAATGGGGCCGGAAAATCCACGATTTTCAACTGCATAACCGGTTTTTATCCCGCGAACAGTGGAAAAATCTTTTTTTACGGTAAAGATATAACCCATTGCAAGGCCGATAAGATCTGTAAAATAGGGATTGCAAGAACCTTTCAGGTGGTACAGGTAATAAGCGACATGACTGTTCTGGAAAATGTGATGACCGGTGCATTGCTCCACTTTACCAGAATTAACCATGCAATTGAGAAGGCAGAAGAGGTGCTTGCATTTACCGGCCTTACAGAAAAGAAAAATTTTCTGGGAACAGAACTTACTGTTGCAGACAAAAAGAGGCTTGAAGTATCCATGGCCCTGGCTACCCAACCAAAGCTGCTGATGCTCGATGAATCAATGGCGGGGTTAACGATTGTAGAACTAAGAGGGATAATAGATTTGCTGAAAAATATCAGAAAGAACGGGGTTACTCTTGTTGTCGTGGAACATGTCATGGAGGCCGTCATGGAGTTATCGGATCGCGTTATTGTCTTGAACTCGGGGAAGAAGATTATGGAAGGGTCGCCGAAAGAGGTTGTTTCACATAAAGACGTTATTCAAGCTTATTTAGGGGAGAAGTGGGATGTTATCAGTCAATAA
- a CDS encoding branched-chain amino acid ABC transporter permease, with translation MQNVMTKQFSYIGIALILAIIFPLVITNTAVQHVVILFFMFAMMAVAWNIMGGYAGMFSFGQAAFFGIGAYTSSFLLISYQVNPWIGMIAGGLVAAFVAAAIGYPCSDLRGHYFAIATIAFGEIVRILFNNWKLIGAAEGLSLPMLDGGFKDFMFHSSKLPYYYIILAFLIIALIVCYLISTSKMGYYFRAIKESHDVAKVLGINVVWYRLIAIMISAFLTAMAGSFYAQYVLYIDPESVMLLAISVQLVLISMLGGAGSIMGPVVGALILVPLSEFTRIWLGHKGTGVDMLIYGFLITLISMYLPKGVWGFFTNMGKRAK, from the coding sequence ATGCAAAATGTTATGACTAAACAGTTTTCTTATATCGGTATCGCTTTAATCCTTGCAATCATCTTCCCTCTTGTTATTACCAATACTGCTGTGCAGCATGTGGTGATCTTGTTCTTCATGTTTGCCATGATGGCGGTTGCCTGGAATATCATGGGCGGGTATGCAGGGATGTTTTCTTTCGGACAGGCGGCCTTTTTCGGCATAGGGGCATATACTTCATCTTTTCTTCTCATCTCCTACCAGGTGAACCCATGGATAGGAATGATCGCCGGCGGGTTGGTTGCTGCCTTCGTTGCTGCAGCTATTGGATATCCCTGTTCCGATTTAAGGGGTCATTATTTTGCTATTGCAACGATCGCCTTCGGTGAAATTGTTCGGATTCTTTTTAATAACTGGAAACTTATCGGCGCTGCAGAAGGTCTATCCCTGCCCATGCTGGATGGAGGCTTCAAAGATTTCATGTTTCACTCATCAAAGCTGCCCTATTACTACATCATACTCGCTTTCCTGATCATTGCACTCATTGTTTGTTATCTTATCAGCACATCCAAGATGGGGTATTATTTTCGTGCTATCAAAGAGAGTCACGACGTGGCCAAAGTCCTCGGTATCAATGTTGTCTGGTACCGTCTGATAGCCATTATGATCAGCGCCTTTTTAACGGCCATGGCAGGCAGCTTTTACGCACAGTATGTTCTTTACATAGACCCGGAAAGCGTCATGCTTTTAGCGATATCGGTTCAGCTCGTTCTGATCTCCATGCTTGGAGGCGCAGGCTCAATCATGGGGCCCGTCGTCGGGGCGCTCATCTTAGTGCCTCTGTCCGAGTTTACGAGGATCTGGCTGGGACATAAGGGTACCGGTGTTGATATGCTTATTTACGGATTCTTGATTACCTTAATTTCAATGTATCTGCCAAAGGGTGTATGGGGATTTTTTACTAATATGGGTAAGAGGGCAAAATGA
- a CDS encoding branched-chain amino acid ABC transporter permease, translating to MPEQLMQQIVNGLLIGFMYALIAIGLTLIWGVMNIVNFAHGDFLMVGMFTSFWLYTLYGIDPLFSIPICTLLLFVMGLLIYRFIVSKVMSGPMLAQLVVTFGLSIFISNLAVYFWTPDFRLIAKPLLSGTWDIGGVLLSIPKTVASIGSIVTSLFVFLFLKKTKTGKAILATEMDREAALLMGINTERINSLSFGIGAALVGIAGGFLSTYYYIYPQVGGLFGLIAFSIVALGGFGSIEGAFIAGILVGLVQTLGGFFFDPAYKYAIVFMIYLITVWIRPQGLLGW from the coding sequence GTGCCTGAACAGCTAATGCAACAGATTGTGAACGGTCTTTTAATCGGTTTCATGTATGCCCTTATCGCCATAGGCCTGACCCTCATATGGGGTGTAATGAATATCGTCAATTTTGCCCATGGCGATTTTTTGATGGTTGGCATGTTTACATCATTCTGGCTTTACACTCTCTATGGTATAGACCCGCTGTTTTCCATTCCCATCTGCACCCTCCTCCTCTTTGTCATGGGGCTGCTCATCTACCGCTTCATTGTGAGCAAGGTCATGTCAGGACCGATGCTGGCCCAGTTGGTGGTCACCTTCGGGCTCAGCATCTTTATCTCCAACCTGGCAGTATATTTCTGGACCCCCGACTTCCGGCTTATTGCAAAACCGCTCCTTAGCGGAACGTGGGATATCGGCGGTGTCCTGCTCAGTATTCCGAAAACAGTAGCATCCATCGGAAGCATCGTTACGTCCCTCTTTGTTTTTCTCTTCCTGAAAAAGACAAAAACGGGAAAGGCAATCCTGGCTACAGAAATGGATCGGGAAGCTGCACTTCTCATGGGTATTAATACAGAGCGAATTAATTCGCTATCCTTTGGCATAGGTGCAGCTCTCGTTGGCATTGCAGGAGGTTTCTTATCTACCTATTATTATATTTACCCCCAGGTTGGGGGTCTTTTCGGGTTAATAGCCTTTTCTATTGTAGCGCTTGGCGGTTTCGGCAGTATTGAGGGGGCCTTTATAGCAGGTATACTGGTTGGACTCGTTCAAACTCTGGGTGGTTTCTTTTTTGATCCCGCATATAAGTATGCAATTGTGTTCATGATCTATCTCATTACGGTCTGGATAAGGCCTCAAGGTCTCTTAGGGTGGTAA